The nucleotide sequence GAATTCCAGGCAGGCCACACCGTCACCCATATCAACTAAGCTGGCACCGGAATTGCCGAAGATTTTCTTGCCTTGTTTATGGGCCTTTTTAAGGGAGAAGGAATAGGGGCTGGCAGCCTTTTCCTTGTACTCGCCCTCGGCATAATACAGAGTATCCCCGCCTTCGGTCTTCTGATAGAAGCTGTCTTTACCTTCAGCCAGCAGCTTTTCCACAATCTCGGGCAAGGTCCCGCCCTCAGCTACGATGCGCTCCGCGGTGGCTTTAACGCCTAAGGCATCCCAGGTCTCAAAGGGTCCCATTTCCCAGTTGAAGCCCAGCTTCATACCGGCATCAAGAGCTGTAAGATCATCGGCGATTTGAGGAGCCAGGCTGGCCGCATAAAGGAGAACTTCCTTCAAGACATTCCAGGCGAATTCGGCTCCGGGATCTTTGCCGTTGACCAAGGTTTTCATCTTATCTTTAAGACCGCCCGCATTCTTGGCTTTATCCAGGCAGGCAAATTTGACTTTTTTCTTGGGAACATACTCCATGGTATGGGGATCAAGAACCAGCACTTCTTTGCCTTCTGCCGTCTTGACCTTTTTATAGAACCCTTGCTTGCTTTTATCCCCCAGCCAGCCGTTTTTGATCATGGTATGAATGAAGTCCGGCATGACGAAGAACTCTTTTTCTTCAGGTACATTATCTCCCACATTATTGGCGACATGAACAAAGGTATCCAGGCCTACCATATCCACGGTTCGGAAGGAGGCTGACTTAGGACGTCCCATAACCGGCCCGGTTAAAGCATCCACTTCATCGATGGTTAAGCCGGAACGCTGCATCTCCCTGATGGTTGCCGCCAAGCCAAAGACGCCGATGCGGTTGGCGATGAAGTTGGGAGTATCTTTGGCATAGACGACCCCTTTGCCCAGCACCCGCTCGGCAAACTCTTCCATCTCCTGAATAACGGCCGGATCTGTGTTGGGGCCGGGAATCAATTCAAAAAGCTTCATATAGCGGGGAGGATTAAAGAAGTGGGTGCCAAAAAAGCTCTTGGTAAATTCTTCAGGAAGCCCTTCTGTCATGGATTTTAAAGAAATACCGGAAGTGTTGGATGTTACGATGGTTCCCGGGCGGACATGCTGCGCCACCTTCTTAAAGAGGTCGATTTTGATGTCCAAACGCTCTACAACCACTTCAATAACCCAGTCCACTTCTTGCAAGCGGGGCAGATCGTCCTCAAAATTGCCGACTTCGATACGATCCGCAAATTCCGGAACAAACAATGGAGCAGGGTTCATCTTGATGAGTTTGGCTTTGTTGGATGCGGCAAAACGATTTCTGACTTGGGGGGATGCCAAGGTCAGCCCGGCCGCTTCTTCCTCCGGCAACAAACTAGGGGGTACTATGTCCAGCAGTATACTGGGAATTCCGGCATTGGCGAGATGGGCCGCGATGGTGCTTCCCATAACCCCTGAGCCTAAAACCGCCACTTTATAGATGGCCATATTCATCCTCCTTCTCTCATTTGGCTTTGTTGTATGATTTTTAAATTTATGAATATTCAGTCTTTTACTTCGAGAGAAAGCCCTCAGATCCTCTACGCCAATGACTTTCCCTGAGAAAATTTACAAGGGGATTGCTTATTCCTTCGGCAGCCCGAGAGCTCCTGAGAACAGCTCCAGCATGCAGTCTGCTTCCTTGCTTAAGGAGCGCTCAGACCGTGCAAAAACCCAGTCGGTAGTCGCCCGATCGATGGTGCCGAAAATCATTTGGCGGGCGACATGTATATTGAGTGAAGGAATAATTTCCTGCTGCTTTATTCCTTCTTCAATCACCTCCTCAACCAGTCGGAAGTACTCTCGCAGCGGCACCGCAATCGCACTGTACAGATTTGAATTGGGTTGCCTTAATTCGACCTGGGTAACGGTTGCCAGAGCACGATTATTCTCCATATGGGTCAAATGAGTGTGGACAATTGCCCTAAGACGGCTTCGGGTATCCTGACAGGATTCCATCCTGCTGCGAATGAGTTGGATAAAATCTCCCATTCTTTCCGTAAAGAGACGAATGAGGATATCTTCTTTATTCTTAAAGTAGAGGTAAATCGTCCCGTCAGCCACTCCCGCAATTCGGGCAATCTTCGATACTTGACACGAATGATAGCCAACCTCTGCAAATGCTTCTATTGCTGCATCTAAAATTCTTTCATATTTGTCTTCCCGGGAAACAGCCATACTTCGTCTCCTTTACTTACTTTTTTGACTTAATTAGACATCCTTCTTATCGAACTTGTCAAGCTCTCCTTTTCTTCAGTAGGGTTACCCGAGGCCGCGGACTGTTTATCCTCTTGAGACCTTTCCAGGCAGTGCTCTGTTTGCTTAAGCCAGTTGCTTTTTGAACTCCTCAGTAAGCAAGGGGACGATTTCAAAAAGATCCCCGACAATGCCATAATCCGCCACGGTAAAGATGTTTGCTTCCGGGTCTTTATTGATCGCTACAATCACCTTGGAGGAACCCATTCCCGCCAAATGTTGAATAGCTCCCGAAATTCCGCAGGCAATATACAAGGTTGGGGAAACGGTCTTGCCGGTTTGACCTACCTGGTATTTATATTCCCGGTATCCGGAATCAACGGCTGCCCGGGAAGCCCCTACGGCGGCTCCTATGGTATCGGCAAGGTCTTCAAGGATCTTGAAGTTTTCCTCATTCTTCATGGCCCGCCCGCCGGAAACGATCACATTGGCATCGGTAAGTTCGGGGCGGCTGGAAGCCTGACGAATCACTTCTTTGACGATGGCTCTGAGATCAGCGGCATCAATACTTGCCGCAACTTCCTCCACTTCGGCTTGACGGTCCGGATTAGGGGCGGCCACGCTGAAGCTGTTGGGGCGGATGGTGGCCAGAATGGGGCGTGCCTCAGTAGCTACTTCTGCATAGGCCTTACCGGCATAGACAGGGCGCTTAAAGCGCAGTTTGTAGGCAGGGTCCACGGTAACGGCCACACAATCTGACGCGCATCCCACTCCCAGGCGCTGGGCCAGACGGGGAGCCAGATCCCGGCCAATCCCGGTATTGCCCATCACCACCACTTCGGGCTCCTCATCCCGGATCACCCGGTTGAGTACGGAGGTGTAGGCACCGGTGGTATAATCTTTTAAAGCCGGGTCGTCGACAACGATCACTTTATCAGCACCATAGGAAGCTGCCGCCGCAGCCAAATCCTTAAGGTTTTGGCCCAATAATACCCCTGTGACGTTCAATCCAGCCATGTCCGCTAAACGCCGGCCTTCGCTCAGAAGCTCCAGGGAGACCTTGCGAAGCTCCCCGTTATACTGCTCAAGTACAACTAAAATTCCCTTAGGCATCCTGCTCAATCCTCTCTTTCCTTGTTTTCCTTCAACTCATTCCTTATTTTCCGTCAACTAAATTACTTTTGCTTCATTCATCAAGGCATTGACCAATTCGGCAACAGCCTGAGGAGGTTCCCCCTGGATAAGGCGGCCAGCTTGGCGGGCAGGAGGCAGGCTCATCTTGACCACCTTCATCTTCGCCCCTTGGGTGCCGGCTCCAGCTGCCGTCAGGCCAAGATCGGTCAAGCTCAAAGTTTTCAATTCCTTTTTCTTGGCTTTCATAATTCCGGCCACGGAAGGATAGCGGGGCTCATTCAACCCTTTTTGGGCGGTGATCACAGCCGGCAAGGGCACTTCGACGACTTCCATACCCCCGTCGATGTCACGGGACACTGTGGCGGTCATGCCCTCCACCTTCAACTCTGAGACAGTTGAAACCGACGGCACACCTAACAGCTCTGCCAGACGGGCGGTCACCTGGCTTGAGCCGTCATCAATGGCAATCCGTCCGGAAAGAATGATATCATAGGGAATGTTTTGAACAGCTTTAGCGAGAACGACCGCAGTAACAAATTCATCACTGCCGTCCAAAGCAGGATCCTGAATGGCAACCGCTTTATCCGCTCCCATAGCCAGGGCTGTGCGCAACACTTCGCTGACTTTGGGGCCACCCATGCTCAATACGGTTACTTCGCCGCCGAATTTCTCTTTGAGGCGGATTCCCTCTTCCACAGCAAACTCATCATAAGGATTCATAATGAGATTTACCCCGGTCGAGTCGATTTGACCCTGTGGGTTGATCACAATCTTCGCTTCGGTGTCAAATGTTTGTTTTAGACAAACCAATATGTTCATCTCGTTTCCCCTTTCTCCTCATCCATGAATGAATACTCATTCATTTTTATAATATAATATCAAATTCCCGGACAAAACGGAATACCATTTTTAAAATATTTTATATTTATTTAATAATCTGATTATTCTTAAAAAAGTATTTCCCCGCAAGGCTTTTCGTGGTATGCTGTTCGATAATGAATGATCGTTCATTTTTGGAGGTGCCAACTATGTCAAAACAAGATCCTCTTTTTTCACCGATTCGCATCGGGAAAATGGAGCTGAAAAACCGTATGGTGCTGCCCGCCATGCATCTCAACTACTGTCCTGACGGGGAGGTCACGGATCGGCTCATTGAATTCTACCGGGTGCGCGCCTGGGGCGGAGTAGGCCTGGTTATAGTCGGTGGCTGCGGCATCGATCGGGTCGGCAATACTTTAGGCATGATTCAATTGGATGAAGATCGCTATATCCCCGGACTGCAGAAGCTTGTGGAGGCTGTCCATCAGGAGGGCGCCAAGGTCATGACCCAGCTCTATCAGGCGGGAAATTATGCATCTTCTCTATTAACCGGGAATCAACCTGTGGCCCCTTCTCCTCTCCCTTCTAAATTAACGAAAGAAATTCCTCATGAACTGACCGTAGAGGAAATTAAGGAACTGGTGCAAACTTTTGCCCAGGCCGCTGTTCGTACTCAAAAGGCAGGGTTTGACGGGGTGGAGATTTTAGCCGGAACGGGGTATCTCATCTCGGAGTTTCTCTCTCCCGCAACCAATAAGAGGACAGACGAATATGGCGGGGATCTGCCCAATCGGATGCGTTTTGCCCTGGAAATTATAGCGGCCATCCGCCAAGGAGTAGGGCCTGACTTCCCTGTCGTTGTCCGGATTGCGGGCAATGACTTTATTCCGGGGGGACATACCAATAAAGAGGCCCGGACCTTTGCCAAAGCCTTGGCGGCAGCAGGGGTTGATGCCATCAATGTAACAGGAGGCTGGCATGAGACCCTCGTCCCTCAGATTACCATGAATGTTCCCCCGGCCGCCTTCCGCTATTTAGTGCGGGGAATTAAACAAGTGGTTGACCTGCCGGTGTTTGCTTCCAATCGCATTACCACCCCTG is from Desulfitobacterium chlororespirans DSM 11544 and encodes:
- a CDS encoding 3-hydroxyacyl-CoA dehydrogenase/enoyl-CoA hydratase family protein, which produces MAIYKVAVLGSGVMGSTIAAHLANAGIPSILLDIVPPSLLPEEEAAGLTLASPQVRNRFAASNKAKLIKMNPAPLFVPEFADRIEVGNFEDDLPRLQEVDWVIEVVVERLDIKIDLFKKVAQHVRPGTIVTSNTSGISLKSMTEGLPEEFTKSFFGTHFFNPPRYMKLFELIPGPNTDPAVIQEMEEFAERVLGKGVVYAKDTPNFIANRIGVFGLAATIREMQRSGLTIDEVDALTGPVMGRPKSASFRTVDMVGLDTFVHVANNVGDNVPEEKEFFVMPDFIHTMIKNGWLGDKSKQGFYKKVKTAEGKEVLVLDPHTMEYVPKKKVKFACLDKAKNAGGLKDKMKTLVNGKDPGAEFAWNVLKEVLLYAASLAPQIADDLTALDAGMKLGFNWEMGPFETWDALGVKATAERIVAEGGTLPEIVEKLLAEGKDSFYQKTEGGDTLYYAEGEYKEKAASPYSFSLKKAHKQGKKIFGNSGASLVDMGDGVACLEFHSPNNSIGGDIMNMIHKSLAEVEKNYLGMVIGSQGKNFAVGANLMLIMMEAEEGNWDDLDLMVREFQRGTMALKYAKKPVVAAPYGMTLGGGTEVCLHSHAIQPAAETYMGLVELGVGLIPGGGGTKEMALRAMEGILPGVVVAPDYFFAKRFEVVAMAQVSTSAEMARKLGFLRASDRCSMNADHVLLDAKARVLDLARDFRPIIPQKVKAAGPGVRAFLEMALYGMKEGRYISEYDAHLGKKLAYAMTGGDVLAGTLVDEQYLLDLEREVFLSLAGEPKTLDRIRHMLTKNKPLRN
- a CDS encoding TetR/AcrR family transcriptional regulator — protein: MAVSREDKYERILDAAIEAFAEVGYHSCQVSKIARIAGVADGTIYLYFKNKEDILIRLFTERMGDFIQLIRSRMESCQDTRSRLRAIVHTHLTHMENNRALATVTQVELRQPNSNLYSAIAVPLREYFRLVEEVIEEGIKQQEIIPSLNIHVARQMIFGTIDRATTDWVFARSERSLSKEADCMLELFSGALGLPKE
- a CDS encoding electron transfer flavoprotein subunit beta/FixA family protein, producing MNILVCLKQTFDTEAKIVINPQGQIDSTGVNLIMNPYDEFAVEEGIRLKEKFGGEVTVLSMGGPKVSEVLRTALAMGADKAVAIQDPALDGSDEFVTAVVLAKAVQNIPYDIILSGRIAIDDGSSQVTARLAELLGVPSVSTVSELKVEGMTATVSRDIDGGMEVVEVPLPAVITAQKGLNEPRYPSVAGIMKAKKKELKTLSLTDLGLTAAGAGTQGAKMKVVKMSLPPARQAGRLIQGEPPQAVAELVNALMNEAKVI
- a CDS encoding electron transfer flavoprotein subunit alpha/FixB family protein — its product is MPKGILVVLEQYNGELRKVSLELLSEGRRLADMAGLNVTGVLLGQNLKDLAAAAASYGADKVIVVDDPALKDYTTGAYTSVLNRVIRDEEPEVVVMGNTGIGRDLAPRLAQRLGVGCASDCVAVTVDPAYKLRFKRPVYAGKAYAEVATEARPILATIRPNSFSVAAPNPDRQAEVEEVAASIDAADLRAIVKEVIRQASSRPELTDANVIVSGGRAMKNEENFKILEDLADTIGAAVGASRAAVDSGYREYKYQVGQTGKTVSPTLYIACGISGAIQHLAGMGSSKVIVAINKDPEANIFTVADYGIVGDLFEIVPLLTEEFKKQLA